The Mesorhizobium sp. AR02 genomic interval TCGGCGCTTGCCCAGTCATAGACGAAGCGGACGGTGGTGAGGTCGGCGGCGTTGGCCGGAGTCGCCGCTAGGGCGGTTCCGAGGGCGAGCAGGCCCGCGGTGGCTGAGAGCATCCTGGTGTAAGCACTGTGCATTGCATTCCCCTTTTTGGTTGTTGTCGGCTGGTTGAAAATTGGTGGTATTTCAGGCAGCGGCGCTGGCCTGAGCCGGCTTCCACTGCGCCCAGGCGGGCGCGGTAGAGCGCGAGCGCCAGGGCGTCATCAGCACTTCGAGCCCGAAGACGAGCAGGAACGAGCCGACGCCGATGACGGTGAGAAGCAGCATCGCTGCATAGACCCCAGCGGTGTTCATCTGCGCGTTGGCGGTGAGCAAATAGGTGCCGAGGCCCTGCTTGGACGACGCCGTCCATTCGCCGATGACGGCGCCGGTCACCGCATAGGTGGCACCGATCTTGAGACCCGAAAACAGCGGGCCGATGCAGGCCGGCAATTTGACGATAGCAAAGGTGCGCAGGCCGCCGCCGCCCATCAGGCGGGCGAGGTTGAGCATATCGCGGTCGACCGAAGCCAGACCGTCCAACACGTTGACGACGACCGGGAAGAACACAATCCAGGCGACGATGATCAGCTTGGGCATCAGGCCGAAACCGAAGATGATGACCAGGGGTGCGGCGATGGCGACGATCGGCACCGCCTGCGAAATGATCAAAGCCGGCATGACCAGCCGCTGCACGACACGGATCTGCCCCATGGCGAGCGCAAGCACGAAGCCGATGGCGGCGCCGATGACATAGCCGATCGCTGTTTCATAGTACCGAAAGCCGCGGCCAGTTGTCGAACAGCGTCGAGAACGCCTGGGCCGGCGGCGGAATGACATAGGCGGGAAGGCCGGTGACCCAGACCAGTAGCTGCCAGGCGACCAGGATGAGCACCATGGCCACGACCCAGATCAGGAATGGTCCCGCCGCTGCTCCAAACCGTGTGTTCATTGCCGTGCTCCCGATTGGCCGGTGGTCAGTGCCCGATTGGTCGATGACCAATCGGTCAGTGCCCGATTGGTCAGTGGTAGAGATGCTGCATGATCTGCCGCTTCAGGCCGACGAAGGTGTCGGTCGTCAGCACTTCCAGCGGCCGGGGCCGGGGCAGGTCGACGGTTAGGATTTCGGCGATGCGGCCGGGGCGGGGCGTCATCACCACGATGCGGTCGGCGAGATAGATCGCCTCGTCGACATCATGGGTGACGAACAGGATGGTGCGCTTGAGGTCGCGCCAGAGCTGCAGCAGCCATTGCTGCATGCCAAGCCGCGTCTGCGCGTCGAGCGCGCCGAACGGCTCGTCGAGCAGCATCACCTGCCGGCCGGCGGCGATGGTGCGCATCATGGCGACGCGCTGGCGCATGCCGCCGGACAGCGCATGCGGATAGTGGTTGAGGAAATCGCCGAGGCCGTAGCGGCTGGCGAGCTCGGCTGCCTCTTCGCGGTCCCTTGCGGTGGCGCCGCGTGTCAGCGACGCGGCCAGCGTGATGTTGCCGAGCACGGTGCGCCAGGGCAGCATCAAATCCTTCTGCAGCATGTAGCCGACCTGGCCCGGCCGGTTGGAGACATCCTGGCCGTCGAGCACGATCTTGCCGGACGTTGCCTTGAGCAGGCCCGATACGACGTTGAACAGCGTGCTCTTGCCGCATCCTGAGAAAGAGGCAGCGCATCTGACCTTCCTCGCCAGTCATGGCGTCGATGGCATCGTGCTCGCCGCGAGCGACCTTATTCCGGACGCTGACCTCCTGGAGCGGCTCAGGATCCCGGTGATCTCGATGGACCGGGAAATTCCCGATCTCGACTGTCTCGCCGCGCGCATCGATACGGATTACGAGCAGGGCGCCTTCCTGTCGGCGCGCCATCTGATCGAGGCGGGACACACACGCATCGCCTTTGTCAGCGGCAATCCCGCCGCCTCGAACACCAAAATCAGGCGGGCGGGATTCGAGC includes:
- a CDS encoding ABC transporter ATP-binding protein, encoding MARKVRCAASFSGCGKSTLFNVVSGLLKATSGKIVLDGQDVSNRPGQVGYMLQKDLMLPWRTVLGNITLAASLTRGATARDREEAAELASRYGLGDFLNHYPHALSGGMRQRVAMMRTIAAGRQVMLLDEPFGALDAQTRLGMQQWLLQLWRDLKRTILFVTHDVDEAIYLADRIVVMTPRPGRIAEILTVDLPRPRPLEVLTTDTFVGLKRQIMQHLYH
- a CDS encoding ABC transporter permease, with amino-acid sequence MSFRRRPRRSRRCSTTGRGFRYYETAIGYVIGAAIGFVLALAMGQIRVVQRLVMPALIISQAVPIVAIAAPLVIIFGFGLMPKLIIVAWIVFFPVVVNVLDGLASVDRDMLNLARLMGGGGLRTFAIVKLPACIGPLFSGLKIGATYAVTGAVIGEWTASSKQGLGTYLLTANAQMNTAGVYAAMLLLTVIGVGSFLLVFGLEVLMTPWRSRSTAPAWAQWKPAQASAAA